The following proteins are encoded in a genomic region of Phragmites australis chromosome 9, lpPhrAust1.1, whole genome shotgun sequence:
- the LOC133928737 gene encoding FHA domain-containing protein DDL-like translates to MASAVKRRREEHSRRSRSPARDRDRGSRGTPPRRSPPARRQGSPARARSPAKASLSHRDRERSPPREKAKERVRSPRSPAKASLPHRERSSPGEKAKEWVRSPKHAREPLRSPARRQGSRSPSPHTKRLRRAQGEREVAHMTEGDRQKASHREERDTGRHREHDEGRDASRDRKVEREVTQVTKGDLRKAAHREERDSGRHKEHDEERDASRNRKVEREVAQVIEGDCGKASHKEERDSEKHREHDEGRDASRDRKADRGVAQVTEGDRRKASHREERDSGRHREHDEGRDASRDRNVEREDGRGATKDKTSDRDDGRDHSRDRRAGRDDRSGASKEKLSSQDDDRHDSRGGRSDREDWKTASSREQRVDRSDKRDSTRERMTDREESNGGSGRSRRGPSLSPHRHRSRHGSHPSPRASRSAARVEDMNSRGDEAYRSGDPDSLAIMNAATEALEEKEKQKPSFELSGKLAEETNRVAGVNLLYSEPAEARKSDIRWRLYVFKGGEPLNEPLYVHRMSCYLFGRERKVADIPTDHPSCSKQHAVLQYRLVEKEQPDGMMSKKVRPYMMDLDSTNGTFINDNRIEPRRYYELFEKDTIKFGNSSREYVLLHENSAE, encoded by the exons ATGGCTTCGGCGGTAAAGAGGCGGAGGGAGGAGCACTCCCGGAGGTCGCGCTCCCCTGCCAGGGACAGGGATCGGGGGTCCCGGGGCACGCCGCCGCGCAGGAGCCCCCCTGCGCGGAGGCAGGGTTCGCCTGCTAGGGCACGGTCTCCTGCGAAGGCCAGCCTGTCGCACAGGGACAGAGAGAGGTCGCCTCCGAGGGAGAAGGCGAAAGAGCGTGTCAGGTCGCCGCGATCTCCTGCTAAGGCCAGCCTGCCGCACAGGGAGAGGTCTTCTCCGGGGGAGAAGGCGAAGGAGTGGGTCAGGTCGCCGAAACATGCGCGGGAGCCGTTGCGGTCGCCTGCCAGGAGACAGGGCTCTAGGTCGCCCTCACCACACACCAAGCGGCTGAGGAGAGCCCAGGGTGAGAGGGAGGTGGCTCACATGACAGAGGGTGACCGCCAGAAGGCCTCTCACAGGGAGGAGCGGGACACAGGGAGACACAGGGAGCATGATGAGGGGAGGGATGCTTCAAGAGATCGGAAGGTGGAGCGGGAGGTGACTCAGGTGACCAAGGGTGACCTCCGCAAGGCTGCTCACAGGGAGGAGAGGGACTCAGGGAGgcacaaggagcatgatgaggaGAGGGATGCTTCGAGAAACAGGAaagtggagagggaggtggcgcaGGTAATCGAGGGTGACTGCGGCAAGGCCTCTCACAAGGAAGAGAGGGACTCAGAGAAGCACAGGGAGCATGATGAGGGGAGGGATGCTTCGAGAGACAGGAAGGCTGACAGGGGTGTGGCGCAGGTAACTGAGGGTGACCGCCGCAAGGCCTCTCATAGGGAAGAGCGGGACTCAGGGAGGCACAGAGAGCATGATGAGGGGAGGGATGCATCCAGAGATAGGAACGTGGAGCGGGAGGATGGCAGAGGTGCTACCAAAGATAAGACATCTGATCGTGATGATGGAAGAGATCATTCGAGGGATAGAAGGGCTGGCAGGGATGATAGGTCTGGTGCTTCAAAGGAGAAGTTGTCGAGTCAGGATGATGATAGGCATGATTCAAGAGGTGGAAGGTCTGATCGGGAGGactggaaaactgcttcttcaAGGGAGCAAAGGGTGGACCGTAGTGACAAAAGGGATTCTACAAGAGAAAGAATGACAGATCGGGAGGAGAGCAATGGTGGATCAGGAAGATCTAGGCGTGGTCCATCACTTTCTCCACACAGGCATAGGAGCAGACATGGATCCCATCCATCACCAAGGGCATCCAGAAGTGCAGCACGTGTTGAG gATATGAACTCTAGAGGGGATGAAGCATACCG GAGTGGAGATCCTGATTCTTTGGCAATAATGAATGCTGCTACAGAAGctcttgaagaaaaagaaaag CAAAAGCCATCTTTTGAATTGTCTGGAAAGCTTGCTGAGGAGACCAACAGAGTTGCAG GTGTGAATCTGTTATATTCAGAACCTGCAGAGGCTCGCAAGTCAGATATTAGATGGCGACTCTATGTCTTTAAGGGTGGTGAACCGCTGAATG AACCATTGTATGTTCATCGGATGAGCTGTTACCTTTTTGGAAGAGAAAGGAAAGTTGCAGACATTCCCACTGATCATCCCTCTTGCAGCAAGCAACACGCAGTTCTTCAATATAG acTAGTGGAGAAGGAGCAACCAGATGGCATGATGTCAAAGAAAGTGAG GCCATATATGATGGATCTTGATAGTACAAATGGTACCTTCATTAAT GATAATCGTATTGAACCTCGCCGTTATTATGAACTGTTTGAAAAAGACACCATTAAGTTTGGCAATAGTAG CCGAGAGTATGTTTTGCTCCATGAAAACTCAGCAGAATGA